DNA from Planctomycetota bacterium:
AACGAGCGCGGAACGATCATGAACTCCTGAAAGTCGATCGTGTTGTCCGCGTGCGCGCCGCCGTTGATCACGTTCATGTAGGGCACGGGAAGAGTCACCCCCCGGCCGAACGAGAGGTACTCGTAAAGAGGTTTGCGCGACGCCAGCGCCGCGGCGCGCGCCACGGCCATGGAGACGCCGAGGATCGCGTTCGCCCCGAGCTTCGATTTCGTGGGCGTCCCGTCCATCTCGATCATGATTTCGTCGATGAACTTCTGCTGGGTGGCGTCGATCCCGACGAGGCGCGGCCCCAGGATCTCATTGACGTGTCGCACCGCCTGGAGCACGCCCTTGCCCAGATAGCGCGACGGGTCGCCGTCCCGAAGCTCCAGCGCCTCGCGCTCGCCCGTGGAGGCGCCCGAAGGGACCGCCGCGCGTCCCACGATCCCCCCGTCCACCGTCACATCGACTTCGACCGTCGGATTGCCCCGGGAATCCAGGACCTCGCGTCCCTTCACCGCCGTGATTTTCATCGGATCTCCCTCATGTGGCCGGATGGCGTCTCGAGGGCGTTCATTTACCACGTCCCGCCCCTCCAAGTCCAGTGTTGAGTCGCCCGCGGAACGACGCGGGGTTTTTGTTGCCCGGCCGCCTCGGACCCCTATAATCGCGGCTATGCGCCGTTCGTGGTTCGGGATCCTGCTTTTGGCCGCCTGCGCCTCCCCGGACTCCGAGCCGGTCGCGCGCCCGGAACCGGCCTTCGAGGAACCCGCGGCGCCGGCTTCCGGCCCGAGCGCCGCGCGCGACGTGGCGGATCTGGAGCCCTGGGACGGCCGCGAGGTTACCCTCTATGGCACGTTCGATCACATCCAGGCCACGCATGGCGTCGTCCGCCTCCCCAGCGGCCTTCGGGTCATCCTTCGCCATTTCGACCTTTTCGCCCGAGGCGCGGACTGGCATCGCTACGTGGGAAACCCGTGCCGCGCCACGGGGCGGCTGACCCTCTACACCCGGAACATCGAAGGGTACCACGGTCCCGGACTCGACGTCGTCGAGTTCCAGGGCTCTTATCGCGAATGACGTTCCGCAAGATCGACTACCTCGAATGGGCGCGGACCTACATGGGCCGCGTCAAATACGACCTCGCCAAGTCCAACGTCAAGGCGCTCACGCGGGAGGAGCTCGGCCTTGCCCTGGACCAGGTGGCGCTCTCGGCCCCCGAGGAGGAGGGGTTCCCGGAACTCCGCGCGCTCCTGGCGCGGCGCTACGGCCTGGCCCCGTCGAACGTCCTGGTTACGTCGGGCGCGACCATGGCGATCTTTCTGGCGGCCTCCTCCGTCCTCGAACCGGCCGACCAGGTCATCCTCGAATCGCCCAACTACGAACCGCTCTATCGCGCCGCCGCGCACCGGGGGGCGGAGGTGAAGATCCTCGAACGGCGCTTCGAGCGCGGCTTCGGGATCGACATGGAGGAGCTGGAGCGCTGCATCAGCCGGAGCACGCGCGCGATCTTCCTGACGAATCTCCACAACCCTTCCGGGACCGCCACGAGCCCGGAGAAAATGCTGACGATCGGACAGATCGCCCGCGATTACGGCGCCACCGTCGTCGTGAGCGAGGTTTATCTGGACAACGCCTTCGTGCCGGGCCTGCGCCCGGCGGCCGCGTGCGGGCCGAACCTGGTCTCGATCGGAAGCCTTTCGAAGATCTACGGCCTGGGGGGCCTCCGCCTGGGCTGGATGGCCGGACCGGAGCCCGTGATCCGAAAGGCCCGGATCGTCCTGGACTATCTGGAATGCGACCTTCCCGCCCCCAGCGAGTCGATCGCGCTGGTGGCTCTGCGGAAGGCCCCCGAGCTGGCCGAGCGCGCCCGCCGCATCGCCGCGCGCAACTTCGCCGTCGTCGAAGAATGGCTGGGCCGGAGGGACGACCTCTCGTGGGTAAAGCCGGACGGGGGCACCGTCTGCCTGCTGAAGCTCCCGCCCGGCGTGGAGGGAATGGAACTCTCGAATCTCTTGCGCGAGAAATACGGCACGCTCGTCGTGCCGGGAGAATTCTTCTGGATCCGCGGGTTCATCCGCGTCTCCTGCGGCGGAGACGAGGAGGTCCTGCGCCAGGGACTCAAGAACGTCGGGAAGGCCGTCGACCAGCTCAAGGCGCGCCGTCCCTGATCGAACGGACACCCCTTTATCCGGATGGGAGGATGACCATGAAATTCGTCGCCGGTTCGCCGCGGGGCGAGACGTGGGTGCGCTTCGCCTTCGAGGGTGCGCTGGACGATTTCCGCCAGGCCGCGCGCGACAACAATTTCTCGGGCAAGGAACGCGAGGTCCTCGTCCACTACCCCGGGAAACC
Protein-coding regions in this window:
- a CDS encoding aminotransferase class I/II-fold pyridoxal phosphate-dependent enzyme, which produces MTFRKIDYLEWARTYMGRVKYDLAKSNVKALTREELGLALDQVALSAPEEEGFPELRALLARRYGLAPSNVLVTSGATMAIFLAASSVLEPADQVILESPNYEPLYRAAAHRGAEVKILERRFERGFGIDMEELERCISRSTRAIFLTNLHNPSGTATSPEKMLTIGQIARDYGATVVVSEVYLDNAFVPGLRPAAACGPNLVSIGSLSKIYGLGGLRLGWMAGPEPVIRKARIVLDYLECDLPAPSESIALVALRKAPELAERARRIAARNFAVVEEWLGRRDDLSWVKPDGGTVCLLKLPPGVEGMELSNLLREKYGTLVVPGEFFWIRGFIRVSCGGDEEVLRQGLKNVGKAVDQLKARRP